Proteins encoded in a region of the Balneolales bacterium ANBcel1 genome:
- a CDS encoding DUF4870 domain-containing protein: protein MSRSEVSRQIREKRSALGWSQDLLAEKAGVNIRTIQRIEAGDTTPRGDTLQRIAEALGVATGQLTRAEEGDTGRYLHFINLSLLGMYVHFLLWILAPLLIWVVLKDRDRAVDRAGKQILNYQFTVILLVILISVLSAWFYQSPLYYHIAWSEWGRGWTRAPFPNHMFLITLGYVWNIVMVGYNSWRIRQKKSLKYFPAIPWGATRRFFRELLRKAGNP from the coding sequence ATGAGTCGCAGTGAAGTATCGCGTCAGATCAGGGAGAAAAGGAGTGCTTTGGGATGGTCGCAGGATCTGCTCGCCGAAAAAGCCGGGGTCAACATTCGAACGATTCAGCGGATCGAAGCCGGCGACACTACTCCCAGGGGCGATACACTGCAACGAATCGCCGAAGCGCTGGGTGTTGCAACGGGGCAGCTCACCCGGGCGGAAGAGGGGGACACCGGCCGCTACCTGCATTTCATCAACCTTTCGCTGCTGGGCATGTATGTGCATTTCCTGTTGTGGATTCTCGCCCCGCTGCTGATTTGGGTGGTGCTGAAAGACCGGGACAGGGCTGTGGACAGAGCCGGAAAGCAGATCCTGAATTACCAGTTCACAGTGATTCTTTTGGTTATCCTGATCTCGGTGTTGTCGGCATGGTTTTACCAGTCTCCGCTCTACTACCACATTGCGTGGTCGGAGTGGGGGCGTGGCTGGACCCGCGCGCCGTTTCCCAATCATATGTTCCTCATAACCCTGGGTTACGTCTGGAATATCGTCATGGTGGGGTATAACAGCTGGCGCATCAGACAGAAAAAGAGCCTGAAATATTTCCCGGCTATCCCGTGGGGTGCCACCAGACGTTTTTTCCGGGAGCTTCTCCGGAAAGCCGGAAATCCGTGA
- the argJ gene encoding bifunctional glutamate N-acetyltransferase/amino-acid acetyltransferase ArgJ: MIKNITNVRGFTCWGAHSGVKSLRRDLAIIYSDVPASVGAVFTQNQVIAEPIKISREHVKNGLAQAIVVNAGNANACTGEQGYEGAQAMVKTLAESLEIDEDLVIVSSTGVIGEPFPTEDIVEGIRENAPKLTNRSSAGSFAANAILTTDTFAKEGFLEFTLDGREVNMAGIAKGSGMIHPNMATMLGFIVTDADIEPKLLQKAVSEAVDDTFNMITVDGDTSTNDMVAVLANGKAGNDRLTNANHADYKVFRNKLREMMQHLAKLIISDGEGSSKFVEYRVENAPDKAVARKLARNISSSNLVKTAMFGRDPNWGRIVSAAGNAGVPFDYTTVDLYLGNEKERVKVLAKGKPVKYDRNFMKKLLRESHISVKMDMCDGDATAVAWGSDLTTDYVLFNSVYTT, translated from the coding sequence ATGATCAAAAATATTACCAATGTACGAGGGTTCACATGCTGGGGAGCCCATTCGGGTGTCAAATCCTTGCGAAGAGACCTGGCTATCATCTATTCCGATGTACCCGCCAGTGTTGGCGCGGTGTTCACTCAGAACCAGGTCATTGCCGAACCGATCAAAATATCGCGGGAGCATGTGAAGAACGGGCTGGCCCAGGCCATTGTGGTCAATGCCGGCAATGCGAACGCGTGCACCGGCGAGCAGGGGTACGAAGGCGCCCAGGCAATGGTGAAAACCCTGGCTGAAAGCCTGGAGATCGATGAGGACCTGGTGATTGTCTCTTCCACCGGTGTGATCGGTGAACCCTTCCCCACGGAGGATATCGTGGAAGGCATCAGGGAAAATGCCCCCAAGCTGACCAACCGGTCGTCGGCGGGCTCGTTTGCCGCCAACGCAATTCTCACCACCGACACCTTTGCCAAAGAGGGGTTTCTGGAGTTTACGCTGGATGGCCGGGAGGTCAATATGGCCGGTATCGCGAAGGGGTCCGGCATGATCCACCCCAACATGGCCACCATGCTCGGTTTTATCGTGACGGATGCTGATATTGAGCCGAAACTGCTTCAGAAGGCGGTTTCCGAAGCGGTGGATGACACGTTCAACATGATCACCGTCGACGGAGACACCTCCACCAACGACATGGTTGCGGTGCTGGCAAACGGCAAGGCCGGCAACGACCGGCTGACCAATGCGAACCACGCAGACTACAAGGTCTTCCGCAACAAGCTCAGGGAGATGATGCAGCATCTTGCAAAACTGATCATCTCCGACGGAGAGGGCTCCTCCAAATTTGTCGAATACCGGGTAGAGAATGCGCCGGACAAAGCGGTAGCGCGTAAACTCGCCCGGAACATATCCAGCTCCAACCTGGTCAAGACCGCGATGTTCGGCCGTGACCCGAATTGGGGACGCATCGTCTCGGCGGCCGGTAATGCAGGCGTTCCGTTCGACTACACGACGGTGGATCTCTATCTGGGCAATGAAAAAGAGCGGGTGAAGGTACTTGCAAAAGGCAAACCGGTCAAATACGACCGGAACTTCATGAAAAAGCTGCTGCGCGAATCGCACATCAGTGTGAAAATGGACATGTGCGACGGCGATGCCACGGCAGTGGCCTGGGGCTCGGACCTGACCACCGATTATGTGCTGTTCAATTCGGTGTACACGACGTAA
- the argC gene encoding N-acetyl-gamma-glutamyl-phosphate reductase has protein sequence MMNRKKVGVIGATGYTGSEIVRILAQHPGVEIALITSESRAGEKFSDVHPFFHGIVDDVLHKADQVDNTDLDLVFLALPHGVSMDYVKRFAGRDFRMVDFSGDFRLASPEVYEQWYPKKHVYPQGFADAVYGLPELYADRIRNAALVANPGCFPTGAILSLAPLTASGEIRRDGIIIDSKTGVTGAGIKASATNMFSNVNDNFKAYGVKTHRHTIEIQSILEDVAGGLGPVQFTPHLLPVDRGILTTVYARPEDESGWAGNGKQRLEEMYRDYYRGKPFVRLCQNPPTLKDVRASNYCNIYVDYDDRTGNVIIISAIDNLVKGAAGLAVQNMNVMFGFDEAQGLGQVPINP, from the coding sequence ATGATGAACAGGAAGAAAGTTGGTGTTATCGGGGCTACCGGTTACACCGGATCGGAAATCGTACGTATACTCGCGCAGCATCCGGGGGTGGAGATCGCCCTGATTACCTCCGAGTCCCGGGCCGGAGAGAAATTTTCGGATGTCCATCCGTTTTTTCACGGCATCGTGGATGATGTGCTGCATAAAGCGGATCAGGTAGACAATACCGATCTGGATCTGGTATTCCTGGCGCTTCCGCACGGGGTGTCGATGGATTACGTAAAACGGTTTGCCGGCCGTGACTTCCGCATGGTTGATTTCTCGGGGGATTTTCGTCTGGCCTCGCCGGAGGTCTATGAGCAGTGGTATCCCAAAAAACACGTCTATCCGCAGGGGTTTGCAGATGCCGTGTACGGATTGCCCGAACTCTATGCCGACCGGATTCGCAATGCGGCCCTGGTCGCCAATCCCGGATGCTTCCCGACCGGCGCGATTCTGTCGCTGGCACCTCTGACCGCATCCGGAGAAATCCGCAGGGACGGCATCATCATTGATTCCAAAACCGGTGTGACCGGCGCGGGGATCAAGGCCTCCGCCACCAACATGTTTTCGAATGTGAACGACAATTTCAAGGCGTACGGGGTGAAGACGCACCGCCATACCATTGAGATCCAGAGCATTCTGGAAGATGTGGCAGGTGGCCTGGGACCGGTTCAGTTCACCCCGCACCTGCTGCCGGTGGACCGTGGTATCCTGACTACCGTGTATGCGCGGCCGGAGGACGAATCCGGCTGGGCCGGCAACGGGAAACAACGCCTGGAAGAGATGTACCGCGATTATTACCGGGGCAAGCCGTTTGTCAGGCTGTGCCAGAATCCGCCCACACTGAAGGATGTCAGGGCCAGCAACTACTGCAATATTTACGTCGACTATGACGATCGCACCGGAAACGTGATCATCATAAGCGCGATTGACAATCTGGTAAAGGGGGCGGCCGGCCTCGCCGTTCAGAATATGAATGTCATGTTTGGCTTTGATGAGGCCCAGGGGCTCGGGCAGGTGCCGATCAACCCGTAA
- the argB gene encoding acetylglutamate kinase: MDQQKPIIVVKYGGNAMTEDSLRQQVVKNICLLQNYGFNVVIAHGGGPFIKEALLQANIESEFIDGHRVTTPEALEHVEKALKGQVNGALVRLVNKLGYKAVGLSGKDGKIATAVKRMHRKEVDGHVEEHDLGQVGDVVSMDTHLLHLLLDHEYIPVLACLAADVDSNEYNVNADMFAGHLAGALGAEKFIVLTDVDGLLRDINDPSSLVTELRASDIATLEEEGVIQGGMIPKTEACAIALKNGARSAVILNGTDPEQLLAVGRREPVGTTIL; this comes from the coding sequence ATGGATCAGCAAAAACCGATTATTGTTGTTAAGTATGGCGGTAATGCCATGACCGAAGACTCTCTCAGGCAGCAGGTCGTCAAGAATATCTGCCTGCTTCAGAACTACGGTTTCAATGTTGTAATTGCTCATGGCGGCGGACCCTTTATCAAGGAGGCGCTGCTTCAGGCCAATATCGAGTCGGAATTTATAGACGGGCACCGGGTAACCACCCCTGAAGCGCTGGAGCATGTGGAAAAGGCGCTGAAAGGCCAGGTCAACGGCGCGCTGGTCAGGCTGGTCAATAAGCTAGGCTACAAAGCGGTTGGGCTTTCCGGCAAAGACGGAAAAATTGCCACGGCGGTCAAGCGGATGCACAGAAAAGAGGTCGATGGCCATGTCGAAGAGCACGACCTGGGTCAGGTTGGCGATGTGGTAAGCATGGATACGCACCTGCTCCATCTGCTGCTGGATCATGAGTACATCCCGGTGCTTGCCTGTCTGGCCGCCGATGTGGACAGCAACGAATATAACGTAAACGCCGACATGTTTGCCGGTCACCTTGCAGGAGCGCTCGGAGCCGAAAAGTTCATTGTACTGACCGACGTTGACGGTTTGTTGCGGGACATCAACGATCCGTCGTCGCTGGTGACCGAACTCCGGGCGTCCGATATCGCAACACTGGAAGAGGAAGGAGTGATTCAGGGGGGGATGATCCCCAAGACAGAAGCCTGTGCCATTGCGCTCAAAAACGGTGCCCGCTCGGCTGTCATCCTGAATGGAACCGACCCCGAACAGCTGCTGGCGGTCGGCAGGCGCGAACCCGTCGGCACAACCATCCTCTGA
- a CDS encoding SLC13 family permease, producing MADSMDAEILIVLTIMGLTVIFLVTEIIRIDVTALLAMLALSWTGILSTSEALSGFSSNAVVAMIAVMIMGEGISRTGIMSRFSKAVLRKVGTGKTGILGVFSLSVGTLSGVIQNIGAAALFLPSILDISRRIKISASELIMPIGFAAIIGGTLTMVGSGHLILTNDLLQNADLEPYGLFAVTPVGIALLLAAILFFLLFGKFVLPQGSGEARQELTEQEKLIDAFSLSQNIRYFRIPGESPLIGKTVEESGVWRDYALNILALSHDQYADYAPWRETRFEQDQTLALYGDDERIKEFVSVHKLEPASDHHMFHSLDDPDESGFVEVVVPPRSELVGQTIRKFSMRKRYAVEPLMIFSQGRKIQGDISDHEIQPGDTFIIYGPWPHIRDLQNSDPFVVVTPFEVAPRDRSGTVPAVGSFLLAIGLAMSGFSISIAFLTGAIAMVLSRVMTIQDAYKAIEWKVVFLLVGLIPLGVAMQNSGAAEFLARNVMIVVEGSHIYLLLLTVALLSTIFSLVMSNVGAVVVLAPLVVSIGTLAGVDPRPLVLLAAVSAGNSFVLPTHQVNALLMTAGGYRTSDYFKAGGGMTIVFLFVAVTFFYFTFF from the coding sequence ATCGCCGATTCTATGGATGCCGAAATACTGATTGTTCTCACAATAATGGGATTGACAGTCATTTTCCTGGTTACGGAGATTATCCGCATCGACGTAACCGCACTGCTGGCGATGCTGGCCCTGAGCTGGACCGGGATCCTCTCCACCAGCGAGGCGCTTTCCGGTTTTTCCAGCAATGCCGTGGTGGCGATGATTGCCGTCATGATCATGGGGGAGGGGATATCGCGCACCGGAATCATGTCGCGGTTTTCAAAGGCGGTGCTTCGCAAGGTGGGTACCGGCAAAACCGGCATCCTCGGGGTATTTTCCCTGTCGGTGGGCACACTTTCCGGCGTAATTCAGAACATCGGCGCCGCGGCTCTGTTCCTGCCGAGTATTCTGGACATCTCCCGCCGCATCAAGATTTCGGCCTCTGAGCTGATCATGCCGATTGGCTTTGCCGCGATCATCGGCGGAACCCTCACCATGGTTGGTTCGGGCCACCTGATCCTCACAAACGATCTGCTCCAGAATGCGGATCTGGAGCCCTACGGACTCTTTGCGGTCACACCGGTTGGAATCGCTCTTCTGCTTGCAGCCATCCTGTTTTTTCTGCTGTTCGGAAAGTTTGTGCTGCCACAGGGTTCCGGCGAGGCGCGGCAGGAGCTAACCGAGCAGGAAAAACTGATTGACGCCTTCAGCCTGTCGCAGAACATCCGCTATTTCCGCATCCCCGGAGAGAGTCCGCTTATCGGAAAAACCGTCGAAGAATCCGGTGTATGGCGCGATTACGCCCTGAACATCCTGGCGCTTTCCCACGATCAGTACGCCGACTACGCCCCCTGGCGCGAGACCCGTTTTGAGCAGGATCAGACCCTGGCGCTTTACGGAGATGACGAGCGCATCAAAGAGTTTGTATCGGTGCATAAACTGGAGCCGGCCAGTGATCATCACATGTTTCACAGTCTCGATGACCCCGATGAGTCGGGCTTTGTGGAGGTGGTAGTGCCACCGCGATCGGAGCTGGTCGGCCAGACCATCCGCAAATTTTCCATGCGCAAACGCTATGCGGTGGAACCGCTGATGATTTTCAGTCAGGGCAGAAAAATCCAGGGCGATATTTCCGACCACGAGATCCAACCCGGTGATACGTTTATCATCTACGGCCCGTGGCCTCATATCCGGGATCTTCAAAACAGCGATCCCTTCGTTGTGGTCACCCCGTTTGAGGTGGCTCCGCGTGACCGGTCCGGGACCGTGCCCGCCGTCGGCAGCTTTCTGCTGGCCATCGGCCTGGCAATGTCCGGGTTCTCCATCTCCATCGCGTTTCTGACCGGTGCGATCGCCATGGTGCTCTCCCGTGTGATGACCATCCAGGATGCCTACAAGGCGATTGAGTGGAAGGTGGTGTTTCTGCTCGTCGGACTCATACCGCTCGGAGTGGCCATGCAAAACTCCGGAGCAGCCGAGTTCCTGGCCCGCAATGTGATGATCGTAGTGGAGGGAAGCCACATCTATCTGCTGCTGTTAACAGTCGCCCTGCTGTCGACCATTTTTTCTCTGGTGATGTCGAATGTGGGCGCGGTTGTGGTGCTCGCCCCGCTGGTGGTGAGCATCGGTACGCTGGCCGGGGTGGATCCCCGCCCCCTGGTGCTGCTGGCCGCCGTTAGTGCCGGCAATTCGTTCGTGCTGCCCACCCATCAGGTGAACGCGCTGCTGATGACCGCCGGCGGATATCGTACCAGCGACTATTTTAAAGCGGGCGGGGGGATGACCATCGTGTTCCTGTTCGTCGCCGTCACCTTCTTCTATTTCACGTTCTTCTGA
- a CDS encoding HD domain-containing protein: protein MTRQEAEKLLTEWISGDNLRHHCHMVAAAMEGYARHLAKSPDETDRWWLAGLLHDLDWEKQPDEHPNYALAHIFPQTDLPEDVTDAIRAHAPERTGAEPETEIARYLFACDEISGFMHAVSLMRPEGFSGMKAKSVTKKMKDKRFAANVSRDDIRKGAELIDSDLGDHILFLAGVFDAEK from the coding sequence ATGACCCGACAGGAAGCGGAAAAATTGCTAACAGAGTGGATATCCGGTGATAATCTCCGGCATCATTGCCATATGGTCGCCGCTGCCATGGAAGGATATGCGCGTCATCTTGCCAAGAGCCCGGACGAAACCGACCGGTGGTGGCTGGCCGGTCTGCTTCATGACCTCGACTGGGAGAAGCAGCCGGATGAGCACCCCAACTATGCGCTTGCGCACATCTTCCCGCAAACGGACCTTCCCGAGGATGTTACCGACGCTATTCGGGCGCATGCCCCCGAACGTACCGGTGCCGAACCGGAAACAGAGATTGCGCGATACCTGTTTGCCTGCGATGAAATCAGCGGATTCATGCATGCGGTTTCCCTGATGCGGCCTGAAGGGTTTTCGGGAATGAAGGCCAAGTCGGTAACTAAAAAGATGAAAGACAAACGGTTCGCCGCCAATGTGAGTCGTGATGACATCCGCAAGGGTGCGGAACTGATCGATTCCGATCTGGGGGATCATATTCTGTTTCTGGCAGGGGTCTTCGACGCTGAAAAATAA
- a CDS encoding T9SS type A sorting domain-containing protein has protein sequence MAKIATAISLTTLFLLSGISVQPAESSARIPAKSSTTGSSALGDNRVSQTHTDIPPVHWGEEGRRENMIETASSPANRWRQYGNTPLPDPEYATHGPLVPAFPGAEGYGAYSFGGRGGTVYRVTNLDNSGPGSLRRAAQASGPRIIVFDVSGTIELTTPIRVYHPYMTIAGQTAPGDGITVAGQQFDVRTHDVVIRHMRFRHGNDGRYSDDEWTLRVRGANYVVLDHVTATWGVDGNLGVTHSDNITVQNSMLAKPLYRSVHEKGNRAYGALVRGRHGARYSFLANLWTNHRARVPRPGNYVPFLQDPDGLQIDFRNNVMLDGVGANYDDDTVTKYNFVNNYALTNWRLIEQSRYSQGYFEGNFRQGSIPADQYSMVQLGGNISRSDHEQSEPFDPGPVTTRSAHEAWEFVSSEAGAWPRDEHDTYVLQELVNYHAEHIEGSEAPYSLPAWWRTGRIDHQDEVGGLPNLETARLPADSNQNGIPDWWEEEHGLDSSDPDLAVRDDNGNGYTNIEDYLNWLANPDGLFLDRHPRYGGEIDYVPQPPDLIQPHQHAANVDLSPHFLWSTSESSDQYQLRIYEGINAERLVVDTTLAETGLHYPGELQPNETYTWAVRGISPDGEPGIWSSSRMFFTRHVTSAGSEEAVTEYRLDANYPNPFNPSTLIGFAIPERGHVTLEVFDLTGRRVATLVDETREVGHHTVTFDASQLTSGVYLYRMQTDRFVTTRKLTLIK, from the coding sequence ATGGCCAAAATCGCAACGGCCATCTCCCTCACCACGCTCTTTCTTCTGTCGGGAATATCTGTTCAGCCGGCGGAATCTTCCGCCCGGATACCGGCAAAAAGCTCCACAACCGGGTCATCTGCACTGGGCGACAACCGTGTCAGCCAGACGCACACCGACATCCCTCCGGTTCACTGGGGTGAAGAAGGCCGGCGCGAGAATATGATCGAAACGGCCTCCTCCCCCGCCAACCGCTGGAGGCAATATGGAAACACGCCGCTGCCGGATCCAGAGTACGCCACTCACGGTCCGCTGGTACCGGCATTCCCGGGCGCGGAAGGATACGGTGCCTACTCGTTCGGCGGGCGGGGCGGAACGGTTTACCGGGTGACCAACCTCGACAACAGCGGTCCCGGTTCCCTGCGCCGGGCGGCCCAGGCTTCGGGACCTCGCATCATCGTGTTTGATGTCTCCGGCACCATCGAGCTCACTACACCGATCCGCGTCTATCACCCCTATATGACCATCGCCGGGCAAACCGCTCCGGGTGACGGAATCACCGTAGCCGGACAGCAATTCGATGTACGAACCCACGATGTAGTCATCCGGCATATGCGCTTCCGACATGGCAATGACGGAAGATACAGCGATGACGAATGGACCCTTCGGGTCAGAGGCGCGAACTACGTAGTACTGGACCATGTCACGGCAACCTGGGGAGTCGACGGCAACCTGGGAGTAACTCACTCCGACAACATAACGGTGCAGAACAGCATGCTGGCCAAACCGCTGTACCGGTCGGTCCACGAAAAAGGGAACCGCGCCTATGGAGCCCTGGTGCGCGGGCGCCATGGTGCACGCTACAGTTTTCTGGCGAATCTGTGGACCAATCACCGGGCAAGGGTACCAAGACCCGGCAATTACGTTCCGTTTTTACAGGATCCCGACGGACTGCAAATTGATTTTCGCAATAATGTGATGCTCGACGGCGTGGGCGCCAATTACGACGATGACACCGTCACCAAGTACAACTTTGTGAACAACTACGCTCTGACCAACTGGCGGCTCATTGAGCAAAGCAGATACTCGCAGGGGTATTTCGAAGGAAACTTTCGGCAGGGGTCGATTCCCGCCGATCAGTACAGTATGGTTCAGCTGGGTGGCAACATCAGCCGAAGCGACCACGAACAGTCGGAACCGTTCGATCCGGGTCCGGTTACCACTCGCAGCGCCCATGAAGCCTGGGAATTTGTCTCCTCGGAAGCCGGGGCCTGGCCGAGGGACGAGCATGACACCTATGTGCTGCAGGAACTTGTGAACTACCACGCCGAGCACATCGAAGGCAGTGAGGCCCCTTACAGCCTGCCCGCATGGTGGCGAACCGGCCGCATTGACCACCAGGATGAGGTCGGCGGCCTCCCGAACCTGGAAACCGCCCGTCTGCCGGCCGATTCGAACCAGAACGGCATCCCCGACTGGTGGGAAGAAGAGCACGGCCTTGACTCGAGCGATCCGGACCTCGCCGTGCGGGATGACAACGGCAACGGGTACACCAATATCGAGGATTACCTGAACTGGCTGGCCAATCCGGACGGCCTGTTCCTGGATCGTCACCCGAGATACGGCGGAGAGATAGATTACGTTCCTCAACCGCCCGACCTGATCCAGCCTCACCAGCACGCTGCAAACGTGGATTTATCCCCCCACTTTCTCTGGAGCACCTCCGAAAGCTCCGATCAGTACCAGCTTCGGATCTATGAGGGGATCAATGCCGAGCGGCTGGTGGTGGATACGACCCTTGCTGAAACCGGGTTGCATTACCCCGGCGAGCTTCAGCCGAACGAAACCTACACCTGGGCCGTGCGTGGCATCAGCCCGGATGGAGAACCCGGCATCTGGTCAAGTTCGCGCATGTTCTTCACGAGGCATGTCACCTCTGCCGGCAGCGAAGAAGCCGTTACGGAATACCGCCTGGATGCCAACTACCCGAACCCATTCAATCCATCCACACTTATCGGATTTGCCATTCCGGAGCGGGGCCATGTAACACTGGAAGTATTTGACCTGACCGGCAGGCGCGTCGCCACGCTGGTCGACGAGACCCGGGAGGTCGGACACCATACCGTCACGTTCGATGCATCACAACTGACCAGCGGTGTCTACCTGTATCGCATGCAAACGGACCGTTTTGTGACAACACGCAAGCTGACGCTCATCAAATAG
- a CDS encoding type 1 glutamine amidotransferase: MSTLNGKRVLMFVDDVYEDLELWYPKLRLTEEGAEVVVAGPEEGVVYKGKHGYPCRSDAAIADMQSGDFDALVLPGGFAPDKLRRDPRVLKLTLEFHEDGKPLAHICHAGWIPISADIMKGYRCTSTPGIKDDLKNAGAEWVDEEVVVDRHQISSRNPNDLPAFCREIIKLMS, translated from the coding sequence ATGAGCACACTGAATGGAAAGCGCGTTTTAATGTTCGTTGATGATGTATACGAAGACCTGGAGCTTTGGTACCCCAAGCTGCGGCTCACTGAAGAAGGTGCCGAAGTGGTGGTTGCCGGTCCGGAGGAAGGGGTCGTTTACAAGGGGAAACACGGGTATCCTTGCAGGTCGGATGCAGCCATTGCCGATATGCAATCCGGAGATTTCGATGCGCTGGTGCTTCCCGGCGGGTTTGCTCCGGACAAGCTCAGGCGGGATCCCCGCGTACTCAAACTCACCCTTGAATTCCATGAAGACGGCAAACCGCTGGCGCATATCTGTCATGCCGGGTGGATTCCCATTTCGGCCGATATCATGAAAGGATACCGGTGCACCTCCACACCGGGCATCAAGGACGACCTCAAAAATGCCGGTGCCGAATGGGTGGATGAAGAAGTGGTGGTGGACCGTCACCAGATCAGCAGCCGCAACCCCAACGACCTTCCCGCGTTTTGCCGGGAAATCATCAAGCTGATGAGCTGA
- a CDS encoding AEC family transporter: MEPVAPLALIAVSLLIGMVIRRIPAFPENTHLALNQYLIYVALPSLALIHIPGMEIAADLLFPVATAWIVFFASMLLVRALSGRMGWDRKTAGCIILTAGLGNTAFVGFPVMEALYGPEGLQIALMVDQPGTFVVTSTLGVIVASIYATGKTRKRVVLRKVATFPPFIFFTAALLMNFVNVQPGGVVLGVLESFAATLTPIALISVGLQIRLGSTGGSILNPLSSALAYKLILAPLLLFVLYVMVLGGEGLAFDVSIMMAAMPPMVTGSILATSYGLNPRLASLIVGIGTPASILTLTGWYLFLGWMG, from the coding sequence ATGGAGCCTGTAGCACCCCTTGCACTGATTGCCGTCAGCCTGCTGATCGGTATGGTGATTCGCCGGATACCGGCATTCCCGGAGAACACCCATCTGGCCCTGAATCAGTACCTGATCTATGTCGCATTGCCTTCGCTGGCGCTCATCCACATACCCGGTATGGAAATTGCCGCCGATCTGCTGTTTCCGGTCGCAACGGCCTGGATCGTGTTTTTCGCTTCCATGCTGCTGGTGCGTGCGCTCTCCGGACGGATGGGGTGGGATCGGAAGACGGCCGGTTGCATCATTCTCACTGCCGGTCTAGGCAACACCGCGTTTGTAGGTTTCCCGGTGATGGAAGCCCTGTACGGCCCCGAAGGACTCCAAATTGCACTGATGGTTGACCAGCCCGGAACCTTTGTAGTAACCAGCACGCTGGGTGTGATTGTCGCCAGCATCTATGCTACCGGCAAGACCCGTAAAAGAGTGGTGCTGCGGAAGGTCGCCACGTTTCCTCCATTTATCTTTTTCACGGCGGCGCTTTTGATGAATTTTGTGAATGTGCAGCCGGGAGGGGTGGTGCTTGGCGTGCTTGAGAGTTTTGCCGCGACCCTGACGCCGATCGCTTTGATCTCCGTCGGACTCCAGATACGCCTCGGATCCACCGGCGGATCTATCCTGAACCCACTCTCATCGGCACTGGCCTATAAACTGATTCTGGCCCCACTCCTCCTGTTTGTTCTCTATGTGATGGTTTTGGGAGGCGAAGGCCTGGCGTTTGATGTGAGCATCATGATGGCAGCCATGCCGCCGATGGTCACCGGTTCGATACTGGCCACCAGCTACGGCCTCAATCCCCGGCTGGCCTCACTGATTGTGGGCATCGGAACCCCCGCATCCATACTGACGCTCACCGGATGGTATCTTTTTCTTGGGTGGATGGGGTGA